A DNA window from Paenibacillus andongensis contains the following coding sequences:
- a CDS encoding DegT/DnrJ/EryC1/StrS family aminotransferase produces the protein MTTHNKRIYLSPPHMSGNEMNYIQDAFDTNWIAPLGPHVDAFEKELASYVRSNAAAAVSSGTAAIHLALRLIGVKEGDSVFCSSLTFVASANPIVYCGARPVFIDSEPETWNMSPRALEIALQDAALEGKLPKAVIVVNLYGQSAKMDEIMSLCESYDVPIIEDAAESLGSTYKGRASGTFGRYGVYSFNGNKIISTSGGGMLVSDDVEGLKQARFLATQARDQAVHYQHSQVGFNYRMSNVLAGIGRAQLEVLDERVNARRAVFNRYDEALSHLPGIEFMPELANTRSNRWLTVLTVEEKEAGVTAKQVLEALTELNIEARPVWKPLHLQPIFDGTRYYPHSKNESVSERLFQTGVCLPSGSQLMEDEQQRVITSIKKTIMQTMPFKVII, from the coding sequence ATACGAATTGGATCGCTCCTCTAGGCCCGCATGTAGATGCATTCGAGAAAGAACTTGCTTCTTATGTCAGATCTAATGCCGCAGCTGCCGTCAGTTCAGGAACCGCGGCAATCCATCTGGCCTTGCGACTGATAGGTGTCAAAGAAGGGGACAGCGTTTTCTGCTCAAGTCTCACCTTCGTGGCTAGCGCCAATCCGATTGTTTATTGTGGAGCGAGGCCGGTATTTATTGATTCTGAGCCCGAGACATGGAATATGTCACCTAGGGCATTGGAAATCGCTTTGCAAGATGCTGCTCTAGAGGGGAAATTGCCTAAAGCTGTTATTGTTGTGAATCTGTATGGCCAAAGCGCTAAAATGGATGAAATCATGTCGTTATGTGAATCCTACGATGTTCCTATTATTGAGGACGCAGCGGAATCGCTGGGTTCTACGTATAAAGGAAGGGCAAGTGGGACTTTCGGAAGATATGGTGTTTATTCCTTCAATGGGAATAAGATCATCTCCACCTCAGGCGGAGGAATGCTGGTTTCCGATGATGTAGAGGGATTAAAGCAAGCTCGTTTCCTCGCTACACAAGCACGGGATCAAGCCGTTCATTACCAACATAGTCAAGTGGGATTCAATTATCGAATGAGCAATGTATTGGCTGGAATTGGCAGAGCACAGCTTGAGGTGTTGGATGAGCGAGTCAATGCCAGAAGAGCGGTATTTAACCGCTATGATGAAGCCTTGTCCCATTTGCCAGGCATTGAATTCATGCCGGAACTAGCAAATACGCGCTCGAATCGGTGGCTCACCGTACTAACGGTAGAGGAGAAAGAAGCCGGGGTAACTGCAAAGCAAGTGTTAGAAGCATTGACAGAGCTAAACATCGAAGCCCGTCCAGTCTGGAAGCCGCTTCATCTGCAGCCGATTTTTGATGGAACTCGGTACTATCCGCATAGCAAGAACGAAAGTGTGTCGGAACGATTGTTTCAAACAGGGGTATGCTTGCCGTCGGGGTCACAATTGATGGAAGATGAACAACAACGGGTAATCACTAGTATCAAGAAAACGATTATGCAAACAATGCCGTTCAAGGTAATTATCTAA